A genomic region of Gallus gallus isolate bGalGal1 chromosome 19, bGalGal1.mat.broiler.GRCg7b, whole genome shotgun sequence contains the following coding sequences:
- the TUBD1 gene encoding tubulin delta chain isoform X1 yields the protein MSIVAVQLGQCGNQVGHEVFNTICGDVRGTHGLCSKKENEAYHDACTERFFSEAESGGTALPVARAVLVDMEPKVISQTLSIAARSGHWKYDDQSHFCQKQGSGNNWANGYSVHGPRNKEVIMNLVQKEVEKCDRLSGFFTIMSMAGGTGSGLGAFVTQCLRDAFPTSFILNHVIWPYGTGEVIVQNYNSVLTLSHLYQSSDALLVHENDVIHKICAQLMHIKQISFRDVNQVIAHQLGSVFQPAHTAEAGLHYSRNPLGDLMEALVPHPEFKMLGLRNIPQMPENSLAYSTFSWPGLLKHLRQMLIANAKMEEGIDWQVRPPCPGSSISSSHSTNKLLHFNTSIANLVILRGKDMHSVDLGSFRDPSLYTSWLNPQDAFNAWKTPRAFNKYEKSASLVSNSQFLLKPLDNVVGKAWNMFASKAYIHQYTKFGIEEEDFLDSFTTLEQVISSYTNL from the exons ATGTCAATAGTCGCAGTCCAGCTTGGCCAGTGTGGTAACCAAGTTGGTCATGAGGTGTTTAACACCATCTGTGGTGATGTCCGTGGCACACACGGATTGTGTTCCAAGAAGGAGAATGAAGCCTACCACGATGCCTGCACAGAACGGTTTTTCAGCGAGGCAGAGTCTGGAGGTACAGCCT TACCTGTTGCCCGGGCTGTGCTTGTTGACATGGAACCTAAAGTAATCAGCCAAACTTTATCAATAGCTGCCCGGTCTGGCCACTGGAAATACGATGATCAGTCACACTTCTGTCAGAAGCAAGGGTCCGGGAACAACTGGGCAAATGG TTACTCTGTTCATGGGCCTAGAAACAAAGAAGTAATCATGAACCTAGTACAAAAAGAAGTAGAGAAATGTGACCGACTCAGTGGATTTTTCACAATAATGAGCATGGCTGGTGGTACAGGTTCTGGCCTAGGAGCATTTGTGACTCAGTGTTTAAGAGATGCTTTTCCAACCTCGTTTATACTAAACCACGTTATCTGGCCCTATGGCACTGGTGAG gtcATTGTTCAAAACTACAACTCTGTTTTGACTCTGTCACATCTGTATCAGTCATCAGATGCTCTTCTTGTTCATGAAAATGATGTCATTCACAAGATCTGTGCTCAGCTGATGCATATTAAACAGATCTCTTTCAGGGATGTAAATCAAGTCATTGCACATCAACTGGGGAGTGTCTTCCAGCCTGCTCACACAGCAGAAGCTGGTTTACACTACAGCAGAAACCCTTTAG gagacTTAATGGAGGCGTTAGTTCCACATCCTGAATTCAAGATGTTGGGTCTCCGTAACATACCTCAGATGCCTGAAAACTCCCTCGCATATAGCACGTTCAGTTGGCCTGGACTCCTCAAACATCTGAGGCAAATGCTCATTGCTAATGCTAAAATGGAGGAAG GTATTGATTGGCAAGTACGGCCACCATGTCCAggctcctccatctcctccagtCATTCCACAAACAAGCTGCTGCATTTCAATACTTCCATTGCCAACCTGGTCATCCTGCGAGGAAAAGATATGCACAGTGTAGACTTAG GAAGTTTCCGAGATCCTTCATTATATACATCATGGCTAAATCCTCAGGATGCTTTTAATGCCTGGAAAACCCCTAGAGCATTTAATAAGTATGAAAAGTCTGCTTCTCTGGTTAGCAATAGCCAGTTCCTGCTGAAACCTCTTGACAATGTTGTAGGAAAAGCTTGGAATATGTTTGCTTCCAA AGCCTACATTCACCAGTACACTAAGTTTGGAATTGAGGAGGAAGATTTTTTGGACAGTTTCACAACTCTGGAACAAGTTATCTCCAGTTACACCAACCTCTGA
- the TUBD1 gene encoding tubulin delta chain isoform X3 has translation MSIVAVQLGQCGNQVGHEVFNTICGDVRGTHGLCSKKENEAYHDACTERFFSEAESGGTALPVARAVLVDMEPKVISQTLSIAARSGHWKYDDQSHFCQKQGSGNNWANGYSVHGPRNKEVIMNLVQKEVEKCDRLSGFFTIMSMAGGTGSGLGAFVTQCLRDAFPTSFILNHVIWPYGTGDLMEALVPHPEFKMLGLRNIPQMPENSLAYSTFSWPGLLKHLRQMLIANAKMEEGIDWQVRPPCPGSSISSSHSTNKLLHFNTSIANLVILRGKDMHSVDLGSFRDPSLYTSWLNPQDAFNAWKTPRAFNKYEKSASLVSNSQFLLKPLDNVVGKAWNMFASKAYIHQYTKFGIEEEDFLDSFTTLEQVISSYTNL, from the exons ATGTCAATAGTCGCAGTCCAGCTTGGCCAGTGTGGTAACCAAGTTGGTCATGAGGTGTTTAACACCATCTGTGGTGATGTCCGTGGCACACACGGATTGTGTTCCAAGAAGGAGAATGAAGCCTACCACGATGCCTGCACAGAACGGTTTTTCAGCGAGGCAGAGTCTGGAGGTACAGCCT TACCTGTTGCCCGGGCTGTGCTTGTTGACATGGAACCTAAAGTAATCAGCCAAACTTTATCAATAGCTGCCCGGTCTGGCCACTGGAAATACGATGATCAGTCACACTTCTGTCAGAAGCAAGGGTCCGGGAACAACTGGGCAAATGG TTACTCTGTTCATGGGCCTAGAAACAAAGAAGTAATCATGAACCTAGTACAAAAAGAAGTAGAGAAATGTGACCGACTCAGTGGATTTTTCACAATAATGAGCATGGCTGGTGGTACAGGTTCTGGCCTAGGAGCATTTGTGACTCAGTGTTTAAGAGATGCTTTTCCAACCTCGTTTATACTAAACCACGTTATCTGGCCCTATGGCACTG gagacTTAATGGAGGCGTTAGTTCCACATCCTGAATTCAAGATGTTGGGTCTCCGTAACATACCTCAGATGCCTGAAAACTCCCTCGCATATAGCACGTTCAGTTGGCCTGGACTCCTCAAACATCTGAGGCAAATGCTCATTGCTAATGCTAAAATGGAGGAAG GTATTGATTGGCAAGTACGGCCACCATGTCCAggctcctccatctcctccagtCATTCCACAAACAAGCTGCTGCATTTCAATACTTCCATTGCCAACCTGGTCATCCTGCGAGGAAAAGATATGCACAGTGTAGACTTAG GAAGTTTCCGAGATCCTTCATTATATACATCATGGCTAAATCCTCAGGATGCTTTTAATGCCTGGAAAACCCCTAGAGCATTTAATAAGTATGAAAAGTCTGCTTCTCTGGTTAGCAATAGCCAGTTCCTGCTGAAACCTCTTGACAATGTTGTAGGAAAAGCTTGGAATATGTTTGCTTCCAA AGCCTACATTCACCAGTACACTAAGTTTGGAATTGAGGAGGAAGATTTTTTGGACAGTTTCACAACTCTGGAACAAGTTATCTCCAGTTACACCAACCTCTGA
- the TUBD1 gene encoding tubulin delta chain isoform X2, with translation MSIVAVQLGQCGNQVGHEVFNTICGDVRGTHGLCSKKENEAYHDACTERFFSEAESGVPVARAVLVDMEPKVISQTLSIAARSGHWKYDDQSHFCQKQGSGNNWANGYSVHGPRNKEVIMNLVQKEVEKCDRLSGFFTIMSMAGGTGSGLGAFVTQCLRDAFPTSFILNHVIWPYGTGEVIVQNYNSVLTLSHLYQSSDALLVHENDVIHKICAQLMHIKQISFRDVNQVIAHQLGSVFQPAHTAEAGLHYSRNPLGDLMEALVPHPEFKMLGLRNIPQMPENSLAYSTFSWPGLLKHLRQMLIANAKMEEGIDWQVRPPCPGSSISSSHSTNKLLHFNTSIANLVILRGKDMHSVDLGSFRDPSLYTSWLNPQDAFNAWKTPRAFNKYEKSASLVSNSQFLLKPLDNVVGKAWNMFASKAYIHQYTKFGIEEEDFLDSFTTLEQVISSYTNL, from the exons ATGTCAATAGTCGCAGTCCAGCTTGGCCAGTGTGGTAACCAAGTTGGTCATGAGGTGTTTAACACCATCTGTGGTGATGTCCGTGGCACACACGGATTGTGTTCCAAGAAGGAGAATGAAGCCTACCACGATGCCTGCACAGAACGGTTTTTCAGCGAGGCAGAGTCTGGAG TACCTGTTGCCCGGGCTGTGCTTGTTGACATGGAACCTAAAGTAATCAGCCAAACTTTATCAATAGCTGCCCGGTCTGGCCACTGGAAATACGATGATCAGTCACACTTCTGTCAGAAGCAAGGGTCCGGGAACAACTGGGCAAATGG TTACTCTGTTCATGGGCCTAGAAACAAAGAAGTAATCATGAACCTAGTACAAAAAGAAGTAGAGAAATGTGACCGACTCAGTGGATTTTTCACAATAATGAGCATGGCTGGTGGTACAGGTTCTGGCCTAGGAGCATTTGTGACTCAGTGTTTAAGAGATGCTTTTCCAACCTCGTTTATACTAAACCACGTTATCTGGCCCTATGGCACTGGTGAG gtcATTGTTCAAAACTACAACTCTGTTTTGACTCTGTCACATCTGTATCAGTCATCAGATGCTCTTCTTGTTCATGAAAATGATGTCATTCACAAGATCTGTGCTCAGCTGATGCATATTAAACAGATCTCTTTCAGGGATGTAAATCAAGTCATTGCACATCAACTGGGGAGTGTCTTCCAGCCTGCTCACACAGCAGAAGCTGGTTTACACTACAGCAGAAACCCTTTAG gagacTTAATGGAGGCGTTAGTTCCACATCCTGAATTCAAGATGTTGGGTCTCCGTAACATACCTCAGATGCCTGAAAACTCCCTCGCATATAGCACGTTCAGTTGGCCTGGACTCCTCAAACATCTGAGGCAAATGCTCATTGCTAATGCTAAAATGGAGGAAG GTATTGATTGGCAAGTACGGCCACCATGTCCAggctcctccatctcctccagtCATTCCACAAACAAGCTGCTGCATTTCAATACTTCCATTGCCAACCTGGTCATCCTGCGAGGAAAAGATATGCACAGTGTAGACTTAG GAAGTTTCCGAGATCCTTCATTATATACATCATGGCTAAATCCTCAGGATGCTTTTAATGCCTGGAAAACCCCTAGAGCATTTAATAAGTATGAAAAGTCTGCTTCTCTGGTTAGCAATAGCCAGTTCCTGCTGAAACCTCTTGACAATGTTGTAGGAAAAGCTTGGAATATGTTTGCTTCCAA AGCCTACATTCACCAGTACACTAAGTTTGGAATTGAGGAGGAAGATTTTTTGGACAGTTTCACAACTCTGGAACAAGTTATCTCCAGTTACACCAACCTCTGA
- the TUBD1 gene encoding tubulin delta chain isoform X4 codes for MSIVAVQLGQCGNQVGHEVFNTICGDVRGTHGLCSKKENEAYHDACTERFFSEAESGVPVARAVLVDMEPKVISQTLSIAARSGHWKYDDQSHFCQKQGSGNNWANGYSVHGPRNKEVIMNLVQKEVEKCDRLSGFFTIMSMAGGTGSGLGAFVTQCLRDAFPTSFILNHVIWPYGTGDLMEALVPHPEFKMLGLRNIPQMPENSLAYSTFSWPGLLKHLRQMLIANAKMEEGIDWQVRPPCPGSSISSSHSTNKLLHFNTSIANLVILRGKDMHSVDLGSFRDPSLYTSWLNPQDAFNAWKTPRAFNKYEKSASLVSNSQFLLKPLDNVVGKAWNMFASKAYIHQYTKFGIEEEDFLDSFTTLEQVISSYTNL; via the exons ATGTCAATAGTCGCAGTCCAGCTTGGCCAGTGTGGTAACCAAGTTGGTCATGAGGTGTTTAACACCATCTGTGGTGATGTCCGTGGCACACACGGATTGTGTTCCAAGAAGGAGAATGAAGCCTACCACGATGCCTGCACAGAACGGTTTTTCAGCGAGGCAGAGTCTGGAG TACCTGTTGCCCGGGCTGTGCTTGTTGACATGGAACCTAAAGTAATCAGCCAAACTTTATCAATAGCTGCCCGGTCTGGCCACTGGAAATACGATGATCAGTCACACTTCTGTCAGAAGCAAGGGTCCGGGAACAACTGGGCAAATGG TTACTCTGTTCATGGGCCTAGAAACAAAGAAGTAATCATGAACCTAGTACAAAAAGAAGTAGAGAAATGTGACCGACTCAGTGGATTTTTCACAATAATGAGCATGGCTGGTGGTACAGGTTCTGGCCTAGGAGCATTTGTGACTCAGTGTTTAAGAGATGCTTTTCCAACCTCGTTTATACTAAACCACGTTATCTGGCCCTATGGCACTG gagacTTAATGGAGGCGTTAGTTCCACATCCTGAATTCAAGATGTTGGGTCTCCGTAACATACCTCAGATGCCTGAAAACTCCCTCGCATATAGCACGTTCAGTTGGCCTGGACTCCTCAAACATCTGAGGCAAATGCTCATTGCTAATGCTAAAATGGAGGAAG GTATTGATTGGCAAGTACGGCCACCATGTCCAggctcctccatctcctccagtCATTCCACAAACAAGCTGCTGCATTTCAATACTTCCATTGCCAACCTGGTCATCCTGCGAGGAAAAGATATGCACAGTGTAGACTTAG GAAGTTTCCGAGATCCTTCATTATATACATCATGGCTAAATCCTCAGGATGCTTTTAATGCCTGGAAAACCCCTAGAGCATTTAATAAGTATGAAAAGTCTGCTTCTCTGGTTAGCAATAGCCAGTTCCTGCTGAAACCTCTTGACAATGTTGTAGGAAAAGCTTGGAATATGTTTGCTTCCAA AGCCTACATTCACCAGTACACTAAGTTTGGAATTGAGGAGGAAGATTTTTTGGACAGTTTCACAACTCTGGAACAAGTTATCTCCAGTTACACCAACCTCTGA
- the TUBD1 gene encoding tubulin delta chain isoform X5 has translation MALVIVQNYNSVLTLSHLYQSSDALLVHENDVIHKICAQLMHIKQISFRDVNQVIAHQLGSVFQPAHTAEAGLHYSRNPLGDLMEALVPHPEFKMLGLRNIPQMPENSLAYSTFSWPGLLKHLRQMLIANAKMEEGIDWQVRPPCPGSSISSSHSTNKLLHFNTSIANLVILRGKDMHSVDLGSFRDPSLYTSWLNPQDAFNAWKTPRAFNKYEKSASLVSNSQFLLKPLDNVVGKAWNMFASKAYIHQYTKFGIEEEDFLDSFTTLEQVISSYTNL, from the exons ATGGCACTG gtcATTGTTCAAAACTACAACTCTGTTTTGACTCTGTCACATCTGTATCAGTCATCAGATGCTCTTCTTGTTCATGAAAATGATGTCATTCACAAGATCTGTGCTCAGCTGATGCATATTAAACAGATCTCTTTCAGGGATGTAAATCAAGTCATTGCACATCAACTGGGGAGTGTCTTCCAGCCTGCTCACACAGCAGAAGCTGGTTTACACTACAGCAGAAACCCTTTAG gagacTTAATGGAGGCGTTAGTTCCACATCCTGAATTCAAGATGTTGGGTCTCCGTAACATACCTCAGATGCCTGAAAACTCCCTCGCATATAGCACGTTCAGTTGGCCTGGACTCCTCAAACATCTGAGGCAAATGCTCATTGCTAATGCTAAAATGGAGGAAG GTATTGATTGGCAAGTACGGCCACCATGTCCAggctcctccatctcctccagtCATTCCACAAACAAGCTGCTGCATTTCAATACTTCCATTGCCAACCTGGTCATCCTGCGAGGAAAAGATATGCACAGTGTAGACTTAG GAAGTTTCCGAGATCCTTCATTATATACATCATGGCTAAATCCTCAGGATGCTTTTAATGCCTGGAAAACCCCTAGAGCATTTAATAAGTATGAAAAGTCTGCTTCTCTGGTTAGCAATAGCCAGTTCCTGCTGAAACCTCTTGACAATGTTGTAGGAAAAGCTTGGAATATGTTTGCTTCCAA AGCCTACATTCACCAGTACACTAAGTTTGGAATTGAGGAGGAAGATTTTTTGGACAGTTTCACAACTCTGGAACAAGTTATCTCCAGTTACACCAACCTCTGA
- the TUBD1 gene encoding tubulin delta chain isoform X6: protein MHIKQISFRDVNQVIAHQLGSVFQPAHTAEAGLHYSRNPLGDLMEALVPHPEFKMLGLRNIPQMPENSLAYSTFSWPGLLKHLRQMLIANAKMEEGIDWQVRPPCPGSSISSSHSTNKLLHFNTSIANLVILRGKDMHSVDLGSFRDPSLYTSWLNPQDAFNAWKTPRAFNKYEKSASLVSNSQFLLKPLDNVVGKAWNMFASKAYIHQYTKFGIEEEDFLDSFTTLEQVISSYTNL from the exons ATGCATATTAAACAGATCTCTTTCAGGGATGTAAATCAAGTCATTGCACATCAACTGGGGAGTGTCTTCCAGCCTGCTCACACAGCAGAAGCTGGTTTACACTACAGCAGAAACCCTTTAG gagacTTAATGGAGGCGTTAGTTCCACATCCTGAATTCAAGATGTTGGGTCTCCGTAACATACCTCAGATGCCTGAAAACTCCCTCGCATATAGCACGTTCAGTTGGCCTGGACTCCTCAAACATCTGAGGCAAATGCTCATTGCTAATGCTAAAATGGAGGAAG GTATTGATTGGCAAGTACGGCCACCATGTCCAggctcctccatctcctccagtCATTCCACAAACAAGCTGCTGCATTTCAATACTTCCATTGCCAACCTGGTCATCCTGCGAGGAAAAGATATGCACAGTGTAGACTTAG GAAGTTTCCGAGATCCTTCATTATATACATCATGGCTAAATCCTCAGGATGCTTTTAATGCCTGGAAAACCCCTAGAGCATTTAATAAGTATGAAAAGTCTGCTTCTCTGGTTAGCAATAGCCAGTTCCTGCTGAAACCTCTTGACAATGTTGTAGGAAAAGCTTGGAATATGTTTGCTTCCAA AGCCTACATTCACCAGTACACTAAGTTTGGAATTGAGGAGGAAGATTTTTTGGACAGTTTCACAACTCTGGAACAAGTTATCTCCAGTTACACCAACCTCTGA
- the RPS6KB1 gene encoding ribosomal protein S6 kinase beta-1, whose protein sequence is MAGVFDIDLDQPEDAGSDEELEEGGQLSESMDHGGVGQYDLGMEHCEKFEISETSVNRGPEKIRPECFELLRVLGKGGYGKVFQVRKVTGANTGKIFAMKVLKKAMIVRNAKDTAHTKAERNILEEVKHPFIVDLIYAFQTGGKLYLILEYLSGGELFMQLEREGIFMEDTACFYLAEISMALGHLHQKGIIYRDLKPENIMLNHQGHVKLTDFGLCKESIHDGTVTHTFCGTIEYMAPEILMRSGHNRAVDWWSLGALMYDMLTGAPPFTGENRKKTIDKILKCKLNLPPYLTQEARDLLKKLLKRNAASRLGAGPGDAGEVQAHPFFRHINWDELLARKVEPPFKPLLQSEEDVSQFDSKFTRQTPVDSPDDSTLSESANQVFLGFTYVAPSVLESVKEKFSFEPKIRSPRRFIGSPRTPVSPVKFSPGEFWGRGASASASNTQTPVEYPMETSGIEQMDVTVCGEASAPLPIRQPNSGPYKKQAFPMISKRPEHLRMNL, encoded by the exons ATGGCGGGCGTGTTCGACATCGATTTGGACCAGCCCGAGGACGCGGGTTCGgatgaggagctggaggagggg GGTCAGTTAAGTGAGAGCATGGACCATGGAGGAGTTGGCCAATATGACCT TGGCATGGAACATTGTGAAAAATTTGAGATTTCAGAAACTAGTGTAAACAGAGGTCCAGAAAAGATCCGACCGGAGTGCTTTGAGTTACTGCGCGTACTGGGCAAAGGTGGCTATGGAAAG GTATTTCAAGTACGAAAAGTAACTGGAGCAAATACTGGGAAAATTTTTGCCATGAAAGTTCTTAAAAAG GCAATGATTGTAAGGAATGCAAAAGATACAGCTCACACAAAAGCAGAGCGGAATATACTAGAGGAAGTGAAACATCCCTTCATTGTAGACTTAATTTATGCCTTTCAGACTGGTGGAAAACTCTACCTCATCCTTGAGTATCTCAGCG GAGGAGAACTATTTatgcagttagagagagaagggataTTTATGGAAGACACGGCTTG cttttACCTAGCAGAAATCTCAATGGCACTGGGGCACTTGCATCAAAAAGGAATCATTTATCGTGATCTGAAGCCAGAAAATATCATGCTTAATCATCAAG gTCATGTAAAATTGACAGACTTCGGATTATGTAAAGAATCAATTCATGATGGAACAGTCACACACACGTTCTGTGGAACAATTGAATACAT GGCCCCTGAAATCTTGATGAGGAGTGGGCATAATCGTGCTGTGGACTGGTGGAGTTTGGGGGCATTAATGTATGACATGCTGACTGGAGCA CCTCCTTTCACCGGggagaacaggaagaaaacaattgaCAAGATTCTCAAGTGTAAACTCAATTTGCCTCCCTACCTCACACAAGAAGCCAGAGATCTGCTTAAAAAG CTGCTAAAAAGAAACGCTGCCTCACGTCTAGGAGCTGGTCctggagatgctggagaagTTCAG GCTCACCCGTTCTTCAGACACATTAACTGGGATGAGCTGTTGGCACGAAAGGTGGAACCTCCTTTTAAGCCCTTATTG caaTCTGAAGAGGATGTGAGCCAGTTTGATTCAAAGTTTACACGTCAGACACCTGTTGATAGCCCAGATGACTCTACTCTCAGTGAAAGTGCCAACCAGGTCTTTCTG GGTTTTACGTATGTGGCTCCATCTGTACTTGAAAGTGTAAAagagaaattttcttttgaacCAAAAATTCGATCACCTCGCAGATTCATAGGTAGCCCTAGGACACCAGTCAG cCCTGTAAAGTTTTCCCCTGGGGAATTCTGGGGAAGAGGTGCTTCTGCCAGCGCATCAAATACTCAGACACCTGTGGAATATCCAATGGAGACCAGTGGAATAGAACAAATGGATGTGACAGTTTGTGGAGAGGCTTCGGCACCGCTTCCAATCCGACAACCAAACTCTGGGCCATACAAAAAACAAGCTTTCCCCATGATTTCCAAACGACCAGAGCACTTGCGCATGAATCTATGA
- the RPS6KB1 gene encoding ribosomal protein S6 kinase beta-1 isoform X2: protein MAGVFDIDLDQPEDAGSDEELEEGGQLSESMDHGGVGQYDLGMEHCEKFEISETSVNRGPEKIRPECFELLRVLGKGGYGKVFQVRKVTGANTGKIFAMKVLKKAMIVRNAKDTAHTKAERNILEEVKHPFIVDLIYAFQTGGKLYLILEYLSGGELFMQLEREGIFMEDTACFYLAEISMALGHLHQKGIIYRDLKPENIMLNHQGHVKLTDFGLCKESIHDGTVTHTFCGTIEYMAPEILMRSGHNRAVDWWSLGALMYDMLTGAPPFTGENRKKTIDKILKCKLNLPPYLTQEARDLLKKLLKRNAASRLGAGPGDAGEVQAHPFFRHINWDELLARKVEPPFKPLLCQCP from the exons ATGGCGGGCGTGTTCGACATCGATTTGGACCAGCCCGAGGACGCGGGTTCGgatgaggagctggaggagggg GGTCAGTTAAGTGAGAGCATGGACCATGGAGGAGTTGGCCAATATGACCT TGGCATGGAACATTGTGAAAAATTTGAGATTTCAGAAACTAGTGTAAACAGAGGTCCAGAAAAGATCCGACCGGAGTGCTTTGAGTTACTGCGCGTACTGGGCAAAGGTGGCTATGGAAAG GTATTTCAAGTACGAAAAGTAACTGGAGCAAATACTGGGAAAATTTTTGCCATGAAAGTTCTTAAAAAG GCAATGATTGTAAGGAATGCAAAAGATACAGCTCACACAAAAGCAGAGCGGAATATACTAGAGGAAGTGAAACATCCCTTCATTGTAGACTTAATTTATGCCTTTCAGACTGGTGGAAAACTCTACCTCATCCTTGAGTATCTCAGCG GAGGAGAACTATTTatgcagttagagagagaagggataTTTATGGAAGACACGGCTTG cttttACCTAGCAGAAATCTCAATGGCACTGGGGCACTTGCATCAAAAAGGAATCATTTATCGTGATCTGAAGCCAGAAAATATCATGCTTAATCATCAAG gTCATGTAAAATTGACAGACTTCGGATTATGTAAAGAATCAATTCATGATGGAACAGTCACACACACGTTCTGTGGAACAATTGAATACAT GGCCCCTGAAATCTTGATGAGGAGTGGGCATAATCGTGCTGTGGACTGGTGGAGTTTGGGGGCATTAATGTATGACATGCTGACTGGAGCA CCTCCTTTCACCGGggagaacaggaagaaaacaattgaCAAGATTCTCAAGTGTAAACTCAATTTGCCTCCCTACCTCACACAAGAAGCCAGAGATCTGCTTAAAAAG CTGCTAAAAAGAAACGCTGCCTCACGTCTAGGAGCTGGTCctggagatgctggagaagTTCAG GCTCACCCGTTCTTCAGACACATTAACTGGGATGAGCTGTTGGCACGAAAGGTGGAACCTCCTTTTAAGCCCTTATTG TGTCAGTGCCCATAG
- the RPS6KB1 gene encoding ribosomal protein S6 kinase beta-1 isoform X1: MDHGGVGQYDLGMEHCEKFEISETSVNRGPEKIRPECFELLRVLGKGGYGKVFQVRKVTGANTGKIFAMKVLKKAMIVRNAKDTAHTKAERNILEEVKHPFIVDLIYAFQTGGKLYLILEYLSGGELFMQLEREGIFMEDTACFYLAEISMALGHLHQKGIIYRDLKPENIMLNHQGHVKLTDFGLCKESIHDGTVTHTFCGTIEYMAPEILMRSGHNRAVDWWSLGALMYDMLTGAPPFTGENRKKTIDKILKCKLNLPPYLTQEARDLLKKLLKRNAASRLGAGPGDAGEVQAHPFFRHINWDELLARKVEPPFKPLLQSEEDVSQFDSKFTRQTPVDSPDDSTLSESANQVFLGFTYVAPSVLESVKEKFSFEPKIRSPRRFIGSPRTPVSPVKFSPGEFWGRGASASASNTQTPVEYPMETSGIEQMDVTVCGEASAPLPIRQPNSGPYKKQAFPMISKRPEHLRMNL, translated from the exons ATGGACCATGGAGGAGTTGGCCAATATGACCT TGGCATGGAACATTGTGAAAAATTTGAGATTTCAGAAACTAGTGTAAACAGAGGTCCAGAAAAGATCCGACCGGAGTGCTTTGAGTTACTGCGCGTACTGGGCAAAGGTGGCTATGGAAAG GTATTTCAAGTACGAAAAGTAACTGGAGCAAATACTGGGAAAATTTTTGCCATGAAAGTTCTTAAAAAG GCAATGATTGTAAGGAATGCAAAAGATACAGCTCACACAAAAGCAGAGCGGAATATACTAGAGGAAGTGAAACATCCCTTCATTGTAGACTTAATTTATGCCTTTCAGACTGGTGGAAAACTCTACCTCATCCTTGAGTATCTCAGCG GAGGAGAACTATTTatgcagttagagagagaagggataTTTATGGAAGACACGGCTTG cttttACCTAGCAGAAATCTCAATGGCACTGGGGCACTTGCATCAAAAAGGAATCATTTATCGTGATCTGAAGCCAGAAAATATCATGCTTAATCATCAAG gTCATGTAAAATTGACAGACTTCGGATTATGTAAAGAATCAATTCATGATGGAACAGTCACACACACGTTCTGTGGAACAATTGAATACAT GGCCCCTGAAATCTTGATGAGGAGTGGGCATAATCGTGCTGTGGACTGGTGGAGTTTGGGGGCATTAATGTATGACATGCTGACTGGAGCA CCTCCTTTCACCGGggagaacaggaagaaaacaattgaCAAGATTCTCAAGTGTAAACTCAATTTGCCTCCCTACCTCACACAAGAAGCCAGAGATCTGCTTAAAAAG CTGCTAAAAAGAAACGCTGCCTCACGTCTAGGAGCTGGTCctggagatgctggagaagTTCAG GCTCACCCGTTCTTCAGACACATTAACTGGGATGAGCTGTTGGCACGAAAGGTGGAACCTCCTTTTAAGCCCTTATTG caaTCTGAAGAGGATGTGAGCCAGTTTGATTCAAAGTTTACACGTCAGACACCTGTTGATAGCCCAGATGACTCTACTCTCAGTGAAAGTGCCAACCAGGTCTTTCTG GGTTTTACGTATGTGGCTCCATCTGTACTTGAAAGTGTAAAagagaaattttcttttgaacCAAAAATTCGATCACCTCGCAGATTCATAGGTAGCCCTAGGACACCAGTCAG cCCTGTAAAGTTTTCCCCTGGGGAATTCTGGGGAAGAGGTGCTTCTGCCAGCGCATCAAATACTCAGACACCTGTGGAATATCCAATGGAGACCAGTGGAATAGAACAAATGGATGTGACAGTTTGTGGAGAGGCTTCGGCACCGCTTCCAATCCGACAACCAAACTCTGGGCCATACAAAAAACAAGCTTTCCCCATGATTTCCAAACGACCAGAGCACTTGCGCATGAATCTATGA